The Papilio machaon chromosome 28, ilPapMach1.1, whole genome shotgun sequence genome includes a window with the following:
- the LOC106720894 gene encoding UDP-glucose 6-dehydrogenase, which translates to MVIEKICCLGAGYVGGPTCSVIALKCPNIKVTVCDKSTERINQWNSDKLPIYEPGLDEVVKQCRGKNLFFSTDIAKSIQEADLIFISVNTPTKTFGNGKGRAADLKYIEGAARMIADLATSNKIVVEKSTVPVKAAEIIMKILRANTKPGVEYQILSNPEFLAEGTAIVDLVEADRVLIGGEDTPEGQRAVQELCWVYEHWIPAKNILTTNTWSSELSKLAANAFLAQRISSINSLSAVCEATGADVSEVARAVGRDSRIGPKFLEASIGFGGSCFQKDILNLIYLCECLNLSEVAAYWQQVVNLNDYQKTRFTRKVIESLFNTVTDKKIAILGFSFKKNTGDTRESPAIYVCKTLLDEGAKLHIYDPKVETDQIYYELTTPYVTNEPEIVRKNIEIHNTAYSAVSGAHALVLCTEWDEFKELDFKKIYEVMMKPAYIFDGRKILDHEQLINIGFHVQTIGKRLSRTGSIRAQGSQTLP; encoded by the coding sequence ATGGTGATTGAGAAAATTTGCTGCCTCGGCGCTGGCTACGTGGGAGGACCGACGTGCAGTGTCATAGCATTGAAATGCCCAAACATTAAAGTCACCGTTTGCGACAAGAGTACGGAACGCATCAACCAGTGGAACTCTGATAAACTGCCGATCTACGAGCCAGGATTAGATGAAGTAGTCAAGCAATGTCGAGGTAAAAACTTATTCTTTTCTACGGACATTGCGAAAAGTATTCAAGAAGCTGATTTAATCTTCATTTCGGTCAATACTCCAACAAAAACATTCGGTAATGGTAAAGGAAGAGCTGCGGATTTGAAGTACATCGAAGGTGCTGCCAGGATGATAGCAGATTTGGCTACAAGTAACAAGATTGTGGTAGAAAAGAGCACTGTACCTGTCAAAGCAgccgaaataattatgaaaatactcCGTGCAAACACCAAACCTGGTGTAGAGTATCAGATTTTGTCTAATCCTGAGTTCTTAGCTGAAGGGACAGCGATAGTAGATCTTGTTGAAGCAGATAGGGTACTTATCGGAGGAGAAGATACACCAGAAGGTCAAAGAGCTGTTCAGGAACTGTGCTGGGTGTATGAACACTGGATACCagctaaaaacatattaacaaCTAATACATGGAGCTCGGAGTTATCTAAGCTTGCTGCAAATGCTTTCCTTGCACAAAGAATTTCTAGTATCAACTCCTTGTCTGCAGTCTGTGAGGCTACAGGAGCTGATGTGTCCGAGGTGGCTCGAGCTGTGGGTAGAGATTCACGTATCGGTCCTAAGTTCTTAGAAGCGTCAATCGGTTTCGGTGGCAGTTGTTTCCAGAAagatatattgaatttaatttatctatgtgaatgtttgaatttatcaGAAGTGGCCGCGTATTGGCAGCAAGTAGTCAACTTAAATGACTACCAGAAGACAAGATTCACACGTAAAGTCATAGAATCTTTATTCAATACGGTCACAGACAAGAAGATAGCTATACTTGGTTTCTCATTTAAGAAGAACACTGGTGACACTCGTGAATCACCAGCTATCTATGTATGTAAGACATTACTTGATGAAGGAGcgaaattacatatatatgacCCTAAAGTAGAGACTGATCAAATATACTATGAGTTAACAACACCTTATGTAACAAATGAGCCAGAGATAGTCCGTAAGAACATAGAGATACATAACACTGCTTACTCAGCTGTGTCCGGAGCTCACGCATTAGTTCTTTGTACCGAATGGGATGAGTTTAAGGAGTTAGACTTCAAAAAGATATATGAAGTTATGATGAAGCCAGCCTACATCTTTGATGGACGTAAAATCTTGGATCATGAGCAGTTGATAAACATTGGTTTCCATGTTCAGACAATTGGGAAGCGGTTGTCAAGGACTGGCAGCATCAGGGCGCAGGGAAGTCAGACATTGCCTTAA